In Cicer arietinum cultivar CDC Frontier isolate Library 1 chromosome 7, Cicar.CDCFrontier_v2.0, whole genome shotgun sequence, the genomic window GTAATATAAAGTTAGTTCGGTGGCTGAGATGGAGAAATTAGATACTTGAATAATAAGAAGATCATGAGTTCGATCTCCgctatcaataaaatattattaatatattgaccgataaaaaaatataaatcatctatttttgttgttagTATTCTCTCCGAATTTCTAGAGACTAGTTAATTTGCTTATTGgagttaaaaaaaactaatgtaagttatttttaaatttaccaGTTCTCAATCATGTTAGTCCCTCAAAGACAATCTTATAGACTAAAATAATCAATGTCAatgaaatattttcaatttcaaaaacaattttaattaattttttaaaaaaagttatcaaccaAATTGACTCATCTCTACAATTTTTGAAGGCAATATTGATTATTCACACATTACTATTGAAAAACAAAAgcagtaaaaagaaaaaaagagaaacatggaaaaatatatatctatcAAATTGtccataatcttttaattaaggTCAATTTGGTAGTCTGAGCAGATAATTACCTTCCAAATCTTCAAGATAATGCCAAATTGTGGTCCTTTATAAGTAGAAGTTGGAGCAATTGCTCCTCCTATTACAACATCTTTGTTAGTTTGAACGAAGCTCGAACACAATAAATTGTAGCATTCAGTCTTTCCATATCCATCGGTCtgcaattattaaaataagtgTTTTATTATAATACTTTTAGTGTCCTACATTCATGGtctatttgcaaaataaatttttctaaaataattgagattttcaatttttaaaatgatgttaatattatcttttaataaTACTCTcgaattaataatatatactttACTCTCAATTCAGAATATCGTATTTTTTGtggaaataataaatatatcaatatatgataaaattaatttaataaaataataaaattaatttaataaaagtagCATTTCTCTATatctttcatttatatatatattttttaatttatgtaaaataatcaaatatattaattattgtaaaGTAAAAAAGTActacttaaaaaaattttaaaattttcacagtaatttattttttaaaatttatttaaaacataaatccattaaatttactatattattattttcttaatatcaAGAATCCAACAACATGCATTAAATGTtacataaaaaaactaaataattcaATTGTCGTTCGTTGACTTATAGTGACATGCGGTTAccttaatttgagatttttttttttactaaaaagagTTTACTTTTCTACCTTATTTACTTCAATTAATTTACTTACTGTCCAATACATAGATAATCTTGGGAGGTTGTCCCCGTGGAGTAAAGGCTCCACTTGCAAAAGAAAATTACTTGATTTAGTTTGATAggctaaaaattaaaatacaaaattaagtACATTGATGAAAATGAGAGGGAGATGGTTGACACCAAATTGAATTCATCTAAgaagtttttgaaaaattaattgattttaatataaaatgattatggTTAACATTAATGTACATTTTGTATATCTTcaataatgataaaattatgACATCAATAAAAATGTTGAATTGAATTAATTCTCATTATCTTAAAAGtcttttaccaaaaaaaaaattgtacagaagaaaatgaatgaatgatttgATTAAGATGAAGTAATTAATGAGAGTAATAACATGCCTGCCAACCAACTTCAATGGTGTTGCTCTCTTGACCAGTATCACCAGCAGCGACCCAAATTTTAGAGGCACTTACTTCATTTTTAGTTTCCAGACGTGGAGCCCACAGATTAATGGCAGCCGTTGCTCCAAAGAACTCACCAGCACTCACATATTGTACTGCATACTGTGTAATGTGGAGCAATAAGAAGTAATATGCTAACatttacaattaaaaacaacaaaaataaaagtttatgtGAAGTTCTTTGTTTACTCCTTATTCTTGCGATTGCTTACCTCAAATTTTTCATCGTTGCTTTCAAAACCACTTGTTTTTTTCCCAAATTTACTAATAGAACTAGCTCTTAacaaatctttttcttttgttctaATAATTGGAATGGTTCCATCAGGACATGATTCTCCTGATAAATGCCACAATTGAGAATTGTGATTAAAACTATCATCTTGATAATCCCCTTTTGGTATTTCTGGAATATCctgtatataaaaatatttgtgaaaaattttaaattctaaatatGAATTATAAAAGCTTTATTAGCTTCaaaatatagttttaaattttcctTGAttcaattaacaaaaaataagaaataccATTTGTTTATATTCTTCTTTCAATAAGGGATTGTCAAAAGCCGGTTGATTATGAAACATAACACAATCTATGATATTACCATCAGGACTCTGCAAAAAATAGCATAAACACATATAACTTAGGctctattaaaaatattatatataaaagatgaTGATGTGTAATATGATTCAAGTAAAGAGAGGAGGTGTTGGTGCAAGCATGGAGTACCCACCAAATCAGtttgctttattttttatttattaaaatttaaaattcttttatttatttactaaattaatattaagGAAAA contains:
- the LOC140921016 gene encoding protein neprosin-like isoform X2 — protein: MRPTLTKQNMNFSSPIIFLFLHFLLLVSLVCPVYSSKISSYQLVNQTFLQEQKFHKLKKAIATRLQQINKPAVKTIQDIPEIPKGDYQDDSFNHNSQLWHLSGESCPDGTIPIIRTKEKDLLRASSISKFGKKTSGFESNDEKFEYAVQYVSAGEFFGATAAINLWAPRLETKNEVSASKIWVAAGDTGQESNTIEVGWQTDGYGKTECYNLLCSSFVQTNKDVVIGGAIAPTSTYKGPQFGIILKIWKDPTTRNWWLTYDYGTVVGYWSSSVILSCG
- the LOC140921016 gene encoding protein neprosin-like isoform X1 is translated as MRPTLTKQNMNFSSPIIFLFLHFLLLVSLVCPVYSSKISSYQLVNQTFLQEQKFHKLKKAIATRLQQINKPAVKTIQSPDGNIIDCVMFHNQPAFDNPLLKEEYKQMDIPEIPKGDYQDDSFNHNSQLWHLSGESCPDGTIPIIRTKEKDLLRASSISKFGKKTSGFESNDEKFEYAVQYVSAGEFFGATAAINLWAPRLETKNEVSASKIWVAAGDTGQESNTIEVGWQTDGYGKTECYNLLCSSFVQTNKDVVIGGAIAPTSTYKGPQFGIILKIWKDPTTRNWWLTYDYGTVVGYWSSSVILSCG